Proteins from a single region of Chryseomicrobium sp. FSL W7-1435:
- a CDS encoding metalloregulator ArsR/SmtB family transcription factor, which yields MQESTYCTLSSDTLATFEKKFKAISDQKRLQILNILSNKGAMCVGDLAPLVDMTQSKLSYHLKILLDADLLMRETSGTWSFYELNQHELNQLLSDELCCLFKPEN from the coding sequence ATGCAAGAATCGACATACTGCACGCTCTCTTCTGATACACTTGCTACTTTTGAGAAAAAGTTTAAAGCAATTAGTGATCAGAAACGTCTGCAAATTTTAAACATCTTATCGAATAAAGGTGCCATGTGTGTAGGGGACCTTGCTCCGCTTGTGGACATGACACAATCTAAGTTATCTTATCATCTAAAAATTCTTTTAGACGCTGATCTTCTAATGCGAGAAACAAGCGGTACATGGAGTTTTTATGAATTGAATCAGCACGAGCTGAATCAACTTCTCTCAGATGAGTTATGCTGCCTATTCAAACCGGAAAACTAA
- the psiE gene encoding phosphate-starvation-inducible protein PsiE has translation MRRPFPEATPLAVMVPKVLQVFLNIALIGLAITLSFLLMRSLVEFIQLLWTMESYSYKLFLADILLFFLYFEFIAMIVKYFKEDYHFPLRYFLYIGITAMTRVIIVEHDNPVHTLLNALVIFILIGSYFIINMTPRERPDPVQPQKKSLHLPG, from the coding sequence ATGAGACGACCTTTCCCAGAAGCTACACCACTTGCTGTGATGGTACCTAAAGTTTTGCAAGTGTTTTTAAACATTGCATTGATTGGTCTAGCCATCACCTTGTCATTTTTGTTGATGCGTTCTTTGGTAGAATTTATTCAGCTATTATGGACAATGGAGTCTTACAGCTATAAATTGTTTCTAGCAGACATCCTCTTATTCTTTCTGTACTTTGAATTCATCGCAATGATTGTGAAGTATTTTAAAGAAGATTACCATTTTCCATTGCGCTATTTCTTATACATCGGGATTACAGCTATGACCCGTGTCATCATAGTAGAGCATGATAACCCAGTGCATACCTTATTGAATGCCTTAGTTATTTTTATCTTAATAGGTAGTTACTTTATTATCAACATGACACCGAGGGAACGACCAGATCCTGTACAGCCTCAAAAAAAATCCCTTCACCTACCTGGGTGA
- a CDS encoding PAS domain S-box protein — protein MALLEKPIIRQNTDIELLAQMLDHVTDLVFLMKVQKDEFVYQFINKKARQILGLNDYTLGKTILVAHAEEKSVPLHQAYSRVVQSHQPITFRQRVQTPTGLFTGESKLTPLFNEDGLVTFILGVVQDVSTLQQSEDDLAMSRQIEQLNQIRMQSFINYNGRAVYELNSEGQFIQLNAMALEITGYSREELLNYGFASIIHPDFIDLTYSKFLRGFNGVYEDYYTKILHKDGHSVDIHITNIPIVIDGVVESLVGIGMDVTDDIQLKEEAELNRQRYKSLFDLHPAGIIAYDLQGKLVDGNFAASSITGYQFQDASEREFQSFILPAYSESTNQAFIDSVEQQRAIHHETAIYHKEGHVIYLSVVNIPISVNGQIVGAYGVFKDISREKELDLVLTEKNRDLETLWNTAINPIFQLKLDGTVSRVNPAFCQLFEYEEQEIIHTLRKIVPEHLTQEMEILQQRLDHFESIESYETQRITKSGKVLDILASYTPVYDEDGSPTGVHVVYNNITNLKNTQRELDQSREKYKVITEHAFDIIKVFNRNGRADYISPSAFPLLGYEPSECIGQRFTQFVHPEDRAVVQEHLQLLLSTNKHSTMEIRMKHKQGHYIWMEVVTSPVIERGRVMNIITISRDISERYQMQKALQQMAYYDHLSGLPNRRAFDDKLQELVDQPLTESGIALLIIDGNQFKRINDTYGHDAGDAVIAEMAQRLTESVHVQNMVARLGGDEIGILLEGIRSRKQVEVVVHRILHAFTHKFMYKQNEIDIQVAIGISMYPTDAQDKKALFIAADNALYKSKKTHITSFTFYEDL, from the coding sequence GTGGCTCTGCTGGAAAAGCCTATCATTCGTCAAAACACAGATATTGAGTTACTTGCGCAGATGCTAGACCATGTAACCGACCTCGTATTTCTGATGAAAGTTCAAAAAGATGAGTTTGTATATCAATTTATTAATAAAAAAGCTCGGCAAATTCTAGGATTAAACGATTATACACTTGGCAAAACTATTCTCGTTGCGCACGCTGAAGAAAAGTCAGTTCCTTTACACCAAGCTTATTCACGTGTTGTGCAGTCACATCAACCCATCACCTTTCGTCAAAGAGTCCAAACGCCTACTGGGCTCTTCACTGGTGAAAGTAAACTGACACCACTGTTTAACGAAGATGGCCTAGTCACCTTTATATTAGGTGTAGTTCAAGATGTTTCAACCTTGCAACAGAGTGAAGATGATTTAGCCATGTCTCGTCAAATTGAACAGTTAAATCAAATTCGTATGCAGTCTTTCATTAATTATAATGGGCGCGCGGTCTATGAATTAAATTCAGAGGGGCAATTCATTCAGTTGAATGCGATGGCACTTGAAATTACTGGCTATTCACGAGAAGAACTATTAAATTACGGTTTTGCCTCCATCATTCATCCGGATTTCATAGACTTAACATACAGTAAGTTCTTGCGAGGATTTAACGGGGTGTATGAAGACTATTATACGAAGATCTTACATAAAGATGGGCATTCTGTTGATATCCATATCACCAATATCCCAATCGTTATAGATGGAGTGGTGGAGTCCCTAGTCGGCATCGGCATGGATGTCACGGATGATATCCAATTAAAAGAAGAAGCAGAATTGAATAGACAACGCTATAAATCCTTATTTGATTTACATCCAGCCGGTATTATTGCCTACGATTTGCAAGGAAAGCTCGTCGACGGCAATTTTGCGGCATCTTCCATTACAGGCTACCAGTTTCAAGATGCTTCTGAACGGGAATTCCAAAGTTTTATACTCCCGGCTTATTCCGAAAGTACAAATCAAGCATTTATCGATTCTGTAGAACAACAACGAGCCATCCATCATGAGACAGCTATTTATCATAAAGAAGGACATGTGATTTATCTATCTGTTGTAAACATTCCTATTAGTGTTAATGGACAAATTGTTGGTGCCTACGGTGTGTTTAAAGACATCTCGCGTGAGAAAGAATTAGATTTAGTACTAACCGAAAAAAATCGGGATCTTGAGACTCTTTGGAATACCGCTATCAATCCTATTTTTCAGTTGAAGTTAGATGGTACGGTGTCTCGTGTCAATCCCGCATTCTGCCAATTGTTCGAGTATGAAGAACAAGAAATCATCCACACCTTGCGCAAAATCGTTCCTGAACATCTTACGCAAGAGATGGAAATTTTGCAGCAGCGACTGGATCATTTTGAGTCAATTGAATCTTACGAGACTCAGCGGATTACAAAGTCAGGAAAAGTGTTAGACATTTTAGCCTCTTATACCCCTGTCTATGATGAGGATGGATCACCTACAGGAGTTCACGTCGTCTATAACAACATTACCAATCTAAAAAATACACAACGCGAATTAGATCAGAGCCGTGAAAAGTATAAAGTCATCACAGAACATGCCTTTGATATTATTAAAGTTTTCAATCGCAACGGACGAGCGGATTACATATCTCCTTCGGCCTTTCCATTATTAGGATATGAACCAAGTGAATGCATAGGACAACGATTTACTCAATTTGTCCATCCAGAAGATCGGGCAGTTGTACAAGAACACCTCCAGCTTTTGCTTTCTACAAACAAGCATTCGACAATGGAAATTCGTATGAAGCATAAGCAAGGCCATTATATATGGATGGAAGTCGTAACCAGTCCCGTGATTGAACGTGGCCGCGTCATGAACATCATTACCATCTCTCGAGATATCTCGGAACGCTATCAAATGCAAAAAGCCCTTCAACAAATGGCTTATTATGATCATTTATCAGGCTTACCAAATCGACGAGCTTTTGATGATAAGCTTCAAGAATTAGTCGACCAACCCCTAACTGAAAGCGGGATTGCCCTTCTCATTATTGATGGAAATCAGTTTAAGAGAATTAACGATACTTACGGACACGATGCCGGAGACGCTGTCATTGCTGAAATGGCACAACGGTTAACGGAAAGCGTTCACGTGCAGAACATGGTTGCTCGTCTAGGTGGAGATGAAATAGGAATTCTATTAGAGGGAATACGCTCTCGTAAACAAGTAGAAGTTGTAGTTCACCGTATTTTACATGCTTTTACTCATAAGTTTATGTATAAACAAAATGAGATTGATATACAAGTCGCTATTGGTATTTCTATGTATCCAACAGATGCACAGGATAAAAAAGCACTCTTTATTGCTGCTGATAATGCGCTTTACAAATCGAAAAAAACGCATATAACTAGTTTTACATTCTATGAAGATTTATAA
- a CDS encoding 5-oxoprolinase subunit PxpA produces MRSIDLNCDMGESFGTYRLGDDTAILPYISSANIACGFHAGDAHVMRKTVQLAAKHNVSIGAHPGLPDLQGFGRREMTISPQEAFDYTVYQVGALQAVAKSCGTTVRHVKAHGALYNMAARQPLLADAIVQAIKSCDDKLTVVGLAGSAWVEAAEKHGMSLSQEVFADRRYESDGSLTPRTHADAVIEDLKEALIHVERMVFDGVVETRLGESVPIKADTICLHGDGPYAVEFARAIHSLFTRLGITIRHV; encoded by the coding sequence ATGCGCTCTATCGATTTAAATTGTGACATGGGAGAATCATTTGGTACTTACAGGTTGGGAGATGATACAGCGATTTTGCCGTATATCTCTTCAGCAAACATCGCATGTGGCTTTCATGCAGGAGATGCACATGTCATGCGCAAAACGGTGCAGTTAGCTGCTAAGCATAACGTCAGTATTGGAGCTCATCCTGGCCTACCAGACTTGCAAGGGTTTGGAAGAAGAGAAATGACTATTTCGCCCCAGGAGGCATTTGATTACACGGTCTATCAAGTGGGTGCATTACAAGCCGTCGCTAAAAGCTGTGGGACGACTGTCCGTCATGTTAAAGCGCACGGTGCACTTTACAATATGGCAGCACGTCAACCGCTACTGGCAGATGCTATTGTCCAAGCAATTAAGTCTTGTGATGACAAGCTTACTGTAGTCGGTCTTGCAGGAAGTGCATGGGTAGAAGCGGCTGAAAAACACGGTATGTCTCTTTCCCAAGAAGTATTTGCGGATCGACGTTATGAATCAGACGGTTCATTAACTCCTCGAACGCACGCAGATGCTGTTATTGAGGATTTGAAAGAAGCACTTATACATGTAGAGCGCATGGTTTTCGATGGAGTCGTCGAAACGCGACTTGGAGAATCAGTCCCAATTAAAGCAGATACCATTTGTCTTCATGGAGATGGTCCATATGCTGTAGAATTTGCCCGAGCTATTCATTCTTTATTTACTCGATTGGGAATTACTATTCGGCACGTTTAG
- a CDS encoding IclR family transcriptional regulator, with product MLNKTVVKSMEILHVFYDKETASLADIMEHTGLPKTSAHRMAETLVEMGFLEKSEEHKYRLGLIFLKFGSLVAERLDIRELAFPFMQSLRDTYGEAVNLIVRDGLEAVYVEKADTKERIRVFTQIGRRAPLYAGACPRVIFSYLTEDEQQQLADEFQYVAYADQTPLSKSELFDKVRETRERGWALSHSELESHSSAIAVPVIDHNGAVVAGLSFVGPQVRFNEQTHLEKLARALQSVGREISLQLGAKEEMVNALYRFKL from the coding sequence ATGCTAAATAAAACAGTCGTTAAATCTATGGAGATCCTTCATGTATTCTACGATAAAGAGACAGCTTCCCTAGCTGACATTATGGAGCATACAGGCTTACCAAAAACATCTGCTCATCGAATGGCAGAGACGTTGGTGGAAATGGGCTTTTTAGAAAAGAGTGAAGAGCATAAATACCGGCTAGGCTTGATTTTTTTGAAGTTTGGTTCTCTAGTTGCAGAACGACTAGATATACGAGAATTGGCTTTTCCGTTCATGCAAAGTTTACGAGACACATACGGCGAAGCGGTTAATTTGATTGTGCGAGACGGTCTTGAAGCTGTTTATGTTGAAAAAGCAGATACAAAAGAGAGAATTCGCGTTTTCACACAAATTGGAAGACGTGCACCTCTTTATGCAGGTGCCTGCCCGCGGGTAATCTTCAGTTATTTAACTGAAGATGAGCAACAGCAATTAGCAGATGAATTTCAATACGTGGCCTATGCGGATCAAACGCCGCTTTCAAAAAGCGAGTTGTTTGATAAAGTACGTGAGACGAGAGAACGTGGGTGGGCACTTAGTCATTCAGAGCTAGAGTCCCATTCGTCTGCTATCGCAGTGCCAGTAATTGATCATAACGGAGCTGTGGTTGCTGGCTTAAGCTTTGTTGGACCACAAGTTCGCTTCAATGAACAAACGCATTTAGAAAAATTAGCAAGAGCATTACAAAGTGTAGGGAGAGAAATTTCTCTCCAGTTGGGAGCAAAGGAGGAAATGGTCAATGCGCTCTATCGATTTAAATTGTGA
- a CDS encoding biotin-dependent carboxyltransferase family protein, giving the protein MLEVIQPGPLTTIQDGGRIGYQRYGVSVTGAMDVQSFQLANLLVGNAIEEAVLELTFAGAKFIFHKHTRIAVTGGDTLLLLNGEPVKCGRPLEVEPGSELHFSKMISGCRAYLALEGGIDVPLLMNSKSTFIRAAIGGFNGRMLKKGDRIPYTEQKTEKLVSSDWHVTTDRWWNKSRIRLLKGPESSFYSEHQLEEFVSTTYSVTPQSDRMGYRLQGAPLYARDTREMISEPVAFGTIQMPSNGQPIVLMADRQTTGGYPRIGQVIRADLCILAQKKPGDSIEFEWVGLEKARDISAAVEQWTQEVKVSIDTRRRQNAK; this is encoded by the coding sequence ATGCTTGAAGTCATTCAGCCAGGACCACTTACAACAATTCAAGATGGAGGGCGTATTGGCTATCAACGCTACGGGGTTAGTGTGACAGGAGCTATGGATGTACAGTCTTTTCAACTCGCCAACCTACTTGTAGGTAATGCGATCGAAGAGGCAGTATTAGAACTTACCTTTGCAGGCGCTAAATTCATCTTTCATAAACACACGAGGATTGCTGTCACAGGAGGGGATACCTTACTATTACTCAATGGTGAACCCGTTAAATGTGGACGTCCTTTAGAAGTTGAGCCAGGCAGTGAACTACATTTTTCTAAGATGATTTCAGGATGTCGAGCTTATTTAGCGCTTGAGGGTGGCATTGATGTCCCACTTCTCATGAATAGTAAAAGTACATTTATACGAGCGGCTATAGGCGGCTTCAACGGACGAATGCTTAAAAAAGGAGACAGAATTCCTTATACTGAGCAAAAAACAGAGAAGTTAGTCTCAAGTGACTGGCATGTGACGACTGATCGCTGGTGGAATAAATCACGCATACGGTTGTTGAAAGGACCTGAGAGCTCTTTTTACTCAGAGCACCAATTAGAGGAGTTTGTTTCAACAACGTATTCAGTCACTCCACAATCGGACAGGATGGGTTATCGGCTTCAAGGAGCCCCTCTTTACGCTAGGGACACAAGAGAAATGATTTCTGAACCTGTTGCATTTGGCACAATCCAAATGCCTTCTAACGGGCAGCCAATTGTCTTGATGGCAGACAGACAGACCACAGGTGGCTATCCACGAATAGGCCAAGTTATCCGAGCAGATCTTTGCATTCTTGCACAAAAAAAGCCGGGTGACAGTATAGAGTTCGAATGGGTGGGGTTGGAAAAGGCACGAGATATCTCAGCAGCAGTAGAGCAATGGACGCAAGAGGTGAAAGTAAGCATTGATACAAGGAGGAGGCAAAATGCTAAATAA
- the pxpB gene encoding 5-oxoprolinase subunit PxpB, which yields MKSYWLSENLWIIRYEQETSTSARIRSLEKLLIDQFSHSIVETVSTTTTLGIYLQPTLPKDSIDKLTGEWLRLAEISKEVDELQQRIVEIPVLYGGAEGPDLEIVARHAGLSEKEVIALHTSVVYPVQMIGFAPGFPYLAGLPAEIHAPRKDRPRERIEAGSVGIAGSQTGVYSIATPGGWQIIGRTATQLFLPHEDPPSLLQAGDFIRFVAIEREEAHA from the coding sequence ATGAAATCATATTGGCTTTCAGAAAATCTGTGGATCATACGTTACGAACAAGAAACTAGTACAAGTGCACGCATTAGATCACTTGAAAAGCTACTAATTGATCAATTTTCACATTCAATTGTTGAAACCGTTTCCACGACAACAACTTTAGGAATTTATTTACAGCCTACATTACCGAAGGATTCAATCGATAAATTGACAGGTGAGTGGTTGAGACTCGCAGAAATCAGCAAAGAAGTGGATGAATTACAACAAAGAATTGTCGAAATCCCCGTGCTCTATGGAGGAGCTGAAGGACCAGACTTAGAAATCGTCGCCCGACATGCTGGACTTTCAGAAAAAGAAGTTATTGCCCTGCATACATCTGTCGTTTATCCAGTACAAATGATTGGCTTTGCACCCGGGTTTCCTTATTTAGCTGGATTGCCAGCAGAAATCCATGCACCTCGAAAAGATCGGCCTCGTGAACGAATTGAGGCAGGTTCTGTAGGGATTGCTGGTTCACAAACCGGTGTTTATTCAATTGCCACGCCAGGTGGTTGGCAAATCATTGGAAGAACAGCAACGCAATTATTTTTACCTCACGAGGACCCGCCGAGTTTATTACAGGCCGGTGACTTTATTCGCTTTGTGGCCATAGAAAGGGAGGAAGCGCATGCTTGA
- a CDS encoding RQC-minor-2 family DNA-binding protein — protein MSLSELGFKDQPFDHLYLLPIGAELPVGLSSKSLLNQLNSTFKKLMTVLSTDELQLIAKLTQLPIGVFPIAVVADQIAYPYLIQPDYFLQKRTKQGLHLTPKTTHFDDKNLAKLSPNQFDSYCAEQLSRYAFAGKLVSLTKKQWKERAQVAYTQHPFIQLASNKRLIIEAVERLNRSMLLGVLNPPEDVAFWRHRVEIVLRPYRSLPPDARYHACNHAITLTISKNYPSFQVNCEACAMNYDYFPMEDRVALQQEVPFEQAVKRIATIERQFDALAEGTPKVITALQKLHTIQQWFPHNSLDENQGPVHRLVASISAAEFPDTPVEPSLLSLQHVKLSTIDSLRFVQPYLATTQEELQQLLENERAEELSTDNQDASNEVVYFSTKGYTLYENEVDVIEEYLSRDEGMTFHLLIQVLKGEATSKVRSLNLHLSPIFGLLRPWPKKLIPQAIKSFW, from the coding sequence ATGTCACTTTCTGAATTAGGCTTCAAGGACCAGCCGTTTGACCATCTTTATTTACTGCCAATCGGCGCTGAACTACCTGTCGGCCTCTCATCTAAATCGCTACTTAACCAGTTAAATTCCACCTTTAAAAAACTAATGACTGTATTATCTACCGATGAACTTCAATTAATCGCAAAGTTGACGCAGCTCCCAATTGGTGTTTTCCCGATTGCTGTTGTCGCAGATCAAATTGCTTACCCTTATTTGATTCAACCAGACTATTTTTTGCAGAAAAGAACTAAGCAAGGACTTCACCTAACACCGAAAACCACTCATTTTGACGACAAAAATCTAGCTAAATTATCACCAAATCAGTTTGACTCCTATTGTGCTGAACAACTTAGTCGCTATGCATTTGCCGGAAAGCTTGTTTCACTCACAAAAAAACAGTGGAAAGAAAGAGCACAGGTAGCTTACACTCAACACCCTTTCATTCAATTGGCTTCCAACAAGCGCCTTATCATTGAAGCGGTAGAGCGGCTAAATCGTTCCATGCTTCTCGGTGTATTAAATCCTCCTGAAGATGTGGCATTTTGGCGCCATCGTGTGGAGATTGTATTACGTCCTTATAGGAGTCTTCCACCAGATGCAAGATATCACGCATGTAATCATGCAATCACCCTAACAATTTCTAAAAACTATCCAAGTTTTCAAGTGAACTGTGAAGCATGTGCGATGAACTATGACTATTTTCCGATGGAAGATCGAGTCGCTCTTCAACAAGAGGTACCATTTGAACAAGCCGTCAAACGCATAGCTACAATCGAACGACAATTCGATGCGCTTGCTGAAGGAACACCTAAAGTCATAACAGCGCTACAAAAGCTCCATACGATTCAACAGTGGTTCCCACATAACTCTTTAGATGAAAATCAGGGTCCAGTCCACCGACTAGTGGCCTCTATCTCTGCTGCAGAATTTCCAGACACGCCTGTCGAGCCATCTCTGCTCTCTCTGCAACATGTGAAGTTATCAACGATTGATAGTCTTCGGTTTGTTCAGCCCTATCTTGCCACTACACAAGAAGAATTACAGCAACTTCTTGAAAATGAGCGAGCTGAAGAGTTGAGTACCGACAATCAAGATGCTTCAAATGAGGTTGTTTACTTCTCTACTAAGGGATACACCCTCTATGAGAATGAAGTTGATGTTATCGAGGAATACCTCTCACGGGACGAAGGAATGACGTTTCATTTATTGATACAAGTTTTAAAAGGAGAGGCTACAAGTAAAGTACGCAGTTTAAATCTGCATTTGTCTCCTATCTTCGGGCTACTGCGGCCTTGGCCTAAAAAATTAATCCCTCAAGCGATTAAAAGCTTTTGGTAA
- a CDS encoding ABC transporter substrate-binding protein, which yields MKKFFAVAAAATLVLAGCVETKSDSESGGVSETATAEKPVIEVLGMASNEQDMNIVRDQLLKNGFEVTLNIQPDYGSFSSQKDAGNYDVAVSSWTTVTGNPDYSVRGLFKSDGASSVIADEQLDELIDAASAVTGEEAVEAYKAVEELLVFDQAYIAPLYISNKAQGIYSAEVNPDTVRLSKSRAQAWEEISFNDESLNASETLVLHQAIGSLTSLDPVKANDGSINTLNTNMYSRLVNLTDEDEVVSEDSLSYNYAMTEDNSNYYFILRDDINFAAVEDGQAVDTGDLVSAEDVVFSLNRAKDPESVPDHRTYSLHENMETVEIVTDLAELEGAATPDGESVLEALSQELPADITALVASEDEVDNATGNYQVVKVTTTQPFPQVLNYLAHQSGGIVSEQQVSAINTFDVASYDPNSDIAYGDQSTITEGGSYDNQLFASGPYILVQKNDYEAQFVKNPAYRAGSENAPLINAVNVRFIDDNDSALSALRNGEIHVLQTVPDTKYDVVNSDDNLTLKQADSNGVSYLQFNMSGREVSESADLRKAVLYSINQQDFITYYQGNKKPAVSTVSPLVDTGLTFEADADKVKEFLDAYAQ from the coding sequence ATGAAGAAATTTTTTGCGGTTGCCGCTGCGGCGACTTTAGTATTAGCAGGCTGTGTCGAAACGAAATCAGATAGTGAATCAGGGGGCGTGTCAGAAACGGCTACTGCTGAGAAACCGGTGATTGAAGTATTAGGTATGGCATCGAATGAGCAAGACATGAATATCGTTCGTGACCAACTTTTAAAAAATGGTTTTGAAGTTACTTTAAACATTCAGCCAGATTACGGTTCATTCTCTTCTCAAAAAGATGCGGGGAACTATGATGTGGCAGTTTCGTCTTGGACGACTGTAACTGGAAATCCTGATTACTCAGTTCGTGGATTGTTTAAGTCTGACGGTGCCTCCAGTGTCATCGCTGATGAGCAACTTGATGAACTAATTGATGCAGCTAGTGCGGTTACTGGTGAAGAAGCAGTAGAAGCGTACAAAGCAGTGGAAGAGCTTCTAGTATTTGATCAAGCCTATATTGCCCCACTTTATATTTCAAATAAAGCACAGGGGATTTACTCAGCAGAAGTGAACCCAGATACGGTACGTTTGTCAAAATCACGTGCACAGGCATGGGAAGAGATTTCATTTAACGACGAATCGTTAAACGCATCTGAGACATTGGTATTGCACCAAGCAATTGGTTCATTAACTTCTCTGGATCCGGTCAAAGCAAATGACGGATCTATCAATACATTAAACACTAATATGTACTCACGCCTTGTGAACCTTACAGATGAGGATGAAGTGGTTTCAGAAGACTCTCTATCTTACAACTACGCAATGACAGAGGATAACTCAAATTACTACTTTATCCTACGTGACGATATTAACTTTGCAGCTGTGGAAGATGGGCAAGCGGTCGATACAGGAGACTTAGTTTCAGCAGAAGATGTTGTATTTTCATTGAACCGTGCAAAAGATCCTGAGTCAGTACCAGATCACCGCACATATAGCCTTCACGAAAACATGGAAACTGTTGAGATTGTAACGGACCTTGCTGAGCTTGAAGGAGCTGCAACTCCAGACGGTGAAAGTGTTCTAGAAGCATTGTCTCAAGAACTTCCAGCAGATATTACGGCGCTTGTTGCTTCTGAAGACGAAGTGGATAACGCTACTGGAAACTACCAAGTTGTAAAAGTAACAACAACTCAGCCATTCCCACAAGTTCTCAACTACTTAGCACACCAATCAGGTGGTATTGTTTCTGAACAACAAGTTTCAGCAATCAATACATTTGACGTGGCAAGCTATGATCCAAATAGCGACATCGCCTATGGTGATCAGTCAACAATTACAGAAGGCGGCTCTTACGACAACCAGTTATTTGCGAGTGGACCTTATATCTTAGTACAGAAAAATGATTATGAAGCACAATTTGTGAAAAACCCTGCGTATCGCGCTGGTTCTGAAAATGCACCACTAATTAATGCAGTGAATGTTCGTTTTATTGATGATAACGACAGTGCATTGTCTGCATTACGTAACGGGGAAATTCACGTTCTTCAAACAGTTCCAGATACAAAGTATGATGTTGTGAATTCAGACGACAATTTGACGCTGAAACAAGCTGACAGCAACGGTGTGAGCTACTTACAGTTCAACATGTCAGGTCGTGAAGTATCAGAGTCTGCAGACCTTCGTAAAGCGGTTCTGTATTCTATCAATCAACAAGATTTCATCACGTATTACCAAGGGAACAAAAAGCCAGCTGTTTCAACAGTATCGCCTTTAGTCGATACAGGTTTAACATTTGAAGCGGATGCGGATAAAGTAAAAGAATTCCTTGATGCATACGCACAATAA